In Gymnogyps californianus isolate 813 chromosome 1, ASM1813914v2, whole genome shotgun sequence, the following are encoded in one genomic region:
- the KEL gene encoding kell blood group glycoprotein isoform X4, with translation MNTLPETCDQELRTGAKKERCLQGKSLLLCTLLLSTLLGFTLLITYIMMTCGLGSCDAELGLTLLARLLNSRNDTVDPCVDFYKYACGSWEGKHSSRTTEESLNVFDVLLEENQLILKRLLEGPQFGIRGSAKEKAIQFYRSCMDTQRIESQGTQPLKDLLNQVGGWNITGVGKAKDFNETLQTLMGRYSTFPFFKVHVGPSPFDVKTNIIQIDHPDFEMPPESKFKEKNYLEVLRVYLSYLKKLGNLLGGPQDGPPDSFSLTLSFISNLQRVVTPLQERQQRGMLFFRTTIRELQEKAPAIDWLSCLQAVFHPMPMNLSQPIAVHDMDYLRGMSQLIEQWHKKRVLHIYMIVCLVGNLSPALDSRFQDARLELSKILYGKMGSRMIPAERWRKCLTDTSSFFEPVLGQMIVQEIFPQQTKKLAEQMFSEIQDALCGQLDQLEWMDEQTRQEAKVLVSKLQVKIGYPAHILQTAKVNLEYQNLDINEDTFFLNMVACLKVLRENSYLKLLQHHSQDNWHVSPWTVHSYYSIRQHMVVFPAGMFRSPFFHMEFPRYGGAAKVEAECSPLAAPCFQEES, from the exons acCTGTGACCAGGAGCTGAGAACAGGTGCAAAGAAAGAACGATGCCTTCAGGGGAAAAGCCTACTTCTGTGTACACTTCTTCTCAGTACTCTCCTTGGCTTTACACTGCTTATCACGTACATCATGATGACTTGTGGTCTAG GATCCTGTGATGCCGAGCTGGGTCTTACACTGTTGGCCAGACTCCTGAATTCTAGGAATGACACTGTAGACCCCTGTGTGGATTTCTACAAATATGCCTGCGGCAGCTGGGAAGGCAAACACTCAAGCAGAACCACAGAAGAATCACTAAATGTATTTGATGTGTTGTTGGAAGAAAACCAATTGATCCTGAAAAGGCTTTTAG aggGCCCACAGTTTGGGATAAGAGGCTCAGCTAAGGAGAAAGCAATCCAGTTCTATCGCTCCTGCATGGATACCCAACGGATAGAATCCCAAGGAACTCAACCATTGAAGGACCTCCTAAATCAG GTTGGTGGATGGAATATTACAGGTGTGgggaaagcaaaagattttaatgaaactcTTCAGACTCTCATGGGCAGATACAGcacctttccctttttcaaagTCCATGTGGGACCTAGTCCTTTTGACGTCAAGACCAATATTATTCAG ATTGACCATCCTGACTTTGAGATGCCACCTGAGAGtaaattcaaagagaaaaattatcttGAG GTTCTCCGTGTGTATCTCTCATATTTGAAGAAACTGGGGAACCTACTTGGAGGGCCACAGGATGGTCCCCCTGATTCCTTTTCCCTTACTTTGTCCTTCATCTCTAACCTCCAGCGAGTTGTCACCCCACTGCAGGAAAGACAGCAGAGGGGGATGCTGTTCTTTCGCACTACCATTAGGGAGCTACAG GAAAAGGCACCTGCTATTGACTGGCTGTCATGTCTCCAGGCTGTCTTCCATCCTATGCCAATGAACCTCTCTCAGCCAATTGCAGTGCATGACATGGATTACTTAAGAGGCATGTCACAGCTCATTGAACAATGGCACAAGAAAAG GGTCCTTCACATTTATATGATTGTTTGTCTGGTTGGGAATCTCTCCCCAGCCCTTGACAGTCGATTCCAAGATGCACGCCTGGAGCTATCTAAGATTCTTTATGGAAAAATGGGATCTAGAATG ATCCCAGCTGAGCGCTGGAGGAAGTGCTTGACTGATACCAGCTCTTTCTTTGAGCCAGTTCTAGGGCAGATGATTGTGCAAGAAATTTTCCCTCAGCAGACAAAGAAACTT GCTGAGCAGATGTTCTCTGAGATCCAAGATGCCCTCTGTGGCCAACTGGATCAGTTGGAGTGGATGGATGAACAGACTCGCCAAGAGGCTAAAGTCTTG GTTTCCAAACTACAAGTGAAGATTGGCTATCCAGCTCACATACTCCAGACTGCCAAAGTGAACCTGGAATACCAGAAT TTGGACATAAATGaagacacttttttcctcaatatGGTGGCTTGCTTGAAAGTACTGAGGGAAAATTCCTACTTGAAACTCCTTCAGCATCACTCACAGGATAA cTGGCATGTGTCCCCCTGGACTGTGCATTCATACTACTCAATAAGGCAGCACATGGTAGTCTTTCCTGCTGGAATGTTCCGCAGCCCTTTTTTCCACATGGAGTTTCCCAGGTATGGAGGGGCTGCAAAGGTGGAAGCTGAATGTAGTCCCTTGGCTGCACCATGTTTCCAGGAAGAATCTTAA
- the KEL gene encoding kell blood group glycoprotein isoform X3 produces MNTLPETCDQELRTGAKKERCLQGKSLLLCTLLLSTLLGFTLLITYIMMTCGLGSCDAELGLTLLARLLNSRNDTVDPCVDFYKYACGSWEGKHSSRTTEESLNVFDVLLEENQLILKRLLEGPQFGIRGSAKEKAIQFYRSCMDTQRIESQGTQPLKDLLNQVGGWNITGVGKAKDFNETLQTLMGRYSTFPFFKVHVGPSPFDVKTNIIQIDHPDFEMPPESKFKEKNYLEVLRVYLSYLKKLGNLLGGPQDGPPDSFSLTLSFISNLQRVVTPLQERQQRGMLFFRTTIRELQEKAPAIDWLSCLQAVFHPMPMNLSQPIAVHDMDYLRGMSQLIEQWHKKRVLHIYMIVCLVGNLSPALDSRFQDARLELSKILYGKMGSRMIPAERWRKCLTDTSSFFEPVLGQMIVQEIFPQQTKKLAEQMFSEIQDALCGQLDQLEWMDEQTRQEAKVLVSKLQVKIGYPAHILQTAKVNLEYQNLDINEDTFFLNMVACLKVLRENSYLKLLQHHSQDNWHVSPWTVHSYYSIRQHMVVFPAGMFRSPFFHMEFPSAVNFGAIGVFMAHELLHAFYGYGFFLPHSAAWGLSYMQQECTTEIYRLLG; encoded by the exons acCTGTGACCAGGAGCTGAGAACAGGTGCAAAGAAAGAACGATGCCTTCAGGGGAAAAGCCTACTTCTGTGTACACTTCTTCTCAGTACTCTCCTTGGCTTTACACTGCTTATCACGTACATCATGATGACTTGTGGTCTAG GATCCTGTGATGCCGAGCTGGGTCTTACACTGTTGGCCAGACTCCTGAATTCTAGGAATGACACTGTAGACCCCTGTGTGGATTTCTACAAATATGCCTGCGGCAGCTGGGAAGGCAAACACTCAAGCAGAACCACAGAAGAATCACTAAATGTATTTGATGTGTTGTTGGAAGAAAACCAATTGATCCTGAAAAGGCTTTTAG aggGCCCACAGTTTGGGATAAGAGGCTCAGCTAAGGAGAAAGCAATCCAGTTCTATCGCTCCTGCATGGATACCCAACGGATAGAATCCCAAGGAACTCAACCATTGAAGGACCTCCTAAATCAG GTTGGTGGATGGAATATTACAGGTGTGgggaaagcaaaagattttaatgaaactcTTCAGACTCTCATGGGCAGATACAGcacctttccctttttcaaagTCCATGTGGGACCTAGTCCTTTTGACGTCAAGACCAATATTATTCAG ATTGACCATCCTGACTTTGAGATGCCACCTGAGAGtaaattcaaagagaaaaattatcttGAG GTTCTCCGTGTGTATCTCTCATATTTGAAGAAACTGGGGAACCTACTTGGAGGGCCACAGGATGGTCCCCCTGATTCCTTTTCCCTTACTTTGTCCTTCATCTCTAACCTCCAGCGAGTTGTCACCCCACTGCAGGAAAGACAGCAGAGGGGGATGCTGTTCTTTCGCACTACCATTAGGGAGCTACAG GAAAAGGCACCTGCTATTGACTGGCTGTCATGTCTCCAGGCTGTCTTCCATCCTATGCCAATGAACCTCTCTCAGCCAATTGCAGTGCATGACATGGATTACTTAAGAGGCATGTCACAGCTCATTGAACAATGGCACAAGAAAAG GGTCCTTCACATTTATATGATTGTTTGTCTGGTTGGGAATCTCTCCCCAGCCCTTGACAGTCGATTCCAAGATGCACGCCTGGAGCTATCTAAGATTCTTTATGGAAAAATGGGATCTAGAATG ATCCCAGCTGAGCGCTGGAGGAAGTGCTTGACTGATACCAGCTCTTTCTTTGAGCCAGTTCTAGGGCAGATGATTGTGCAAGAAATTTTCCCTCAGCAGACAAAGAAACTT GCTGAGCAGATGTTCTCTGAGATCCAAGATGCCCTCTGTGGCCAACTGGATCAGTTGGAGTGGATGGATGAACAGACTCGCCAAGAGGCTAAAGTCTTG GTTTCCAAACTACAAGTGAAGATTGGCTATCCAGCTCACATACTCCAGACTGCCAAAGTGAACCTGGAATACCAGAAT TTGGACATAAATGaagacacttttttcctcaatatGGTGGCTTGCTTGAAAGTACTGAGGGAAAATTCCTACTTGAAACTCCTTCAGCATCACTCACAGGATAA cTGGCATGTGTCCCCCTGGACTGTGCATTCATACTACTCAATAAGGCAGCACATGGTAGTCTTTCCTGCTGGAATGTTCCGCAGCCCTTTTTTCCACATGGAGTTTCCCAG